The genomic segment CACGCCAGCAAATTCTTGACCATATTCAGCCCGATAACTTTGATATTTCAGATCGCGTTATCGACAGTCATATCAAGAACATCCGTAAAAAGATCAAGCAAATAGAGTGTTCGCCAAAAATTGTTGAATCGGTTTACGGTGCTGGTTATCGTTTCAATGAACAGCAACTAGATGCTTAAATAACGGCGCTTATGCGCCGTTTACTCACCACAACAAACTTCAAGAAAATCACAATATAATAGGCATTTAGGCTGTGTAGTTGATATTATCTAAACATAGTTAAGTCAAGAGAATGCCTATGTTTTTGTCTAGTTTAGCCACCCTTTCTCCTGCTCAAATTTTGACGTTACTCTGTGCCGGCGCAGTATTATCTTCATGTGTTTTTGGTCCGCTATATTTCTTGTTTCGGCAAAAGAACCAAACTGCCGGGCAACGGCTGATAGTACAAAACGAGCAGTTGCAGAGTCAGCTTGCACAATTGACTGATGAACTGAAACAGGCACAAGGCCAACATTGGCAGCTTCATGGTGACTGCCAGCAGTTGCAAGCTCGGCTGGAAGAGAAGCAACGTCAAAGTAATGAGTTACAGAGTCGCTGGCAAAAAGCTGAAGATATGGCTCAAGACACACAGGCGTATGCTCACCGTCTGGAGTTAGAGCTGACCGATGTAAAAACCACGCTGGTACAAAAGCAGCAGTCTTTTGATGCACAACTGGCTCAACTAGAACAGTCAAAGGCTGTTTTAAAACAAGAGTTTGAAAATCTGGCGACACAAATCTTTGAGGATAAAAGCGAAAAGTTTGCCCGCCACAGTCAGGATAAAATTTCACAGCTGTTACAACCCGTTCAGGGCGAACTCAAGGGATTTCGGGATAAAATGGAAGCCATTCACAGTGAAGAACTCAAACAAAGAGCGGCGCTGCGCACTGAACTACTGCATTTACAGGCCAATAATCAAGCCATCACAGAGCAGGCGCATAAGCTGACAAATGCGTTGCAGGGTCAAAAGAAAACCCAGGGTAACTGGGGAGAATTAATGCTTGAAAATGTGCTGGATAGTGCGGGTTTACGTCCCGGGAATGACTATCAGCGTGAGGTGAGTTTTTCTACGGAGAACGGTAACTATCGTCCGGATGTGATTGTTTACCTACCAAAGGAACGTCACCTTGTTGTTGATGCTAAAACTTCTTTGAACGCATATACCCGCTATGTCAATGCTGAGCAAGATAGCGAGGCAAACCAGGCTATCATCGCCCACGTTGAAGCGGTAAAGGCGCGAGTTAAAGAGCTGGGCGATAAGTCTTACGAGCGACTACCCGGGCTGAATTCTCCGGAAGTGGTGATTATGTTTATCCCAGTGGAATCTGCGTTTGTTGAGGCCATTAAATATGCACCCGATTTATATCAGTATGCCCTTGAGAACAAAGTATTGATCGCTACGCCTACAACATTGCTGACGAGTCTAAATATTGTTAAGCAACTTTGGCGATTTGAAGAGCAAAGTAAACATAGTAAGGAGCTGGCGCTGCGTGCAGAAAAATTCTATACCAAGCTAAATGCTTTTTTACACAGCCTGGAGGGGGTAGGTAAACAGCTGGATAAAGCCCGAGAAGGGTACGATAAAGCGATGGCACAGCTCTACAGCGGCAAAGGAAACCTGATTAAGCAGGCCTCTGAGTTTAAAGAGCTGGGTGTCTCAGTATCTCGCGAGTTACCGCGTGAATTAACCGAAAAAGCGAAGCTTGAATTAGAGTGAGGTACAACCTCTAGCGGGAATGTTTCTGCAGGAAGCGTGTTAGTACATGTTTCCTGTTGCAGGTAATACCTTTTGGGTCGCAATACTCATTGTTGAGTTTGCGACTCTTTACTATGCGGCCTAACGATCTTTGTAAATTTCATTAGCCTTGAAGGCTTCAACTTCCAGTGGTGAATTATCATAGCCATATTCAGCCAGGTCAGAAAAGTGCTGTGTCACGATAGCCGACAGGCTGGAGCGTTCAATCTGCAGAACATGGACAAGTTCATGTGCCAGCTTAGGTGTTGTGAGTTCAAAGCCGTGACGTACGTAAATGGAATAACCAAATACCTGAGCATTATTGATAATACCCTCACCTACAAAACCAAGTGCTTCTCCCAGCGTTTTCAAGGCGAAATTGTCATGAGGAAAAGGGACTTCGTCAACATAGACTATCCGCACTTTTTCCGGAGATTGGATGCCTATCTCTTTTGCAATTGCTAAGTGCTTTTGATCTAAAGGTTCGCCAATCTGACGACCTAGTATCTCCGTTTTTTCTGCCCAGGCAATATATTGGGGCAAAAGCACAGAGGATATCAGTGTTTGATGAAAGAAAATGATACTCAGAGCTGCAGCAAACGTAATGGCTAAGATCAATTTTATTATTTTCATTGTTGGTCACTCATTTATTATTATTAATTTTCCTTAATTCATAAGAGCTGGAGGTAAGCTGGAAAACAGACTCATAATACACGAGTCAATAAAGATTATCATTTTTAACAGTGTAGTAGCCAAAAGAGAGGAGTATTTAACAGGAGAAGTTATAAGTGTGTTGCAGATAATAAAAAAGGGCCATCAGGCCCCTTATTTTTTGGTATGATCAGCTATTACACAAAGCGTATTTGCCTCTGCGTGGTATATCTGTATACAAGTAAATATACATCTCGTTATTTTGTACATCCTGCCAAACACGGCTGCTGGCTGATGGACACAGTGAGTTACGAATATACTCTTTCACTTCGCTTTCAGACATTGCCAATTTAGTCGGGATCTGAATAAACACATTGAGCTCGCCGCTTTTAAAATCAATATTATTAAACTTCCAGCTGCCCATCATGAACTGCTTAGAAAAGTAGCGTGTAATGCGTTTTTGAGCGCTAGAATCAATCGCTGCAACCTGAACGTCTTCAGATGAGCTATCAACAAAGTAGGTCCATGCAGCTGAAAGTATGATAAAGCCGCCTAACAACATAGACCAGATTGGTAATGTGGTTTTTACTGTCGTATTTTGCTTTTTCTGACGATGTCTGGATTCAACAATTTTTACCCATTCATTGTGTTTCATAGTTCGCTGTGTCATAGACCATTCCTCCCGTGTATATTGCTTATTAAAACCAATCATTGTGGAAAGAAAATGGAGGAGAACACCCGTCACACCTGATCGGAGCAGTTATAGAGTAATTTTTACTGAGGTCGGATCTGTGAAGAGTGGGTTGGGTTTAGCTGCGCTACAGATGTTAATATAAAGGGGCCTGATATAACCGGCTTTAGCATCAAGCGATGTGTTAATTGTGCACGATGCGTTTTAGAAACGATGGTTATGATTAAATAAAAAGCTAAAAAAATGCCTGACTTTATGTCAGGCATTTTGAGTCTAAATCTGTGCCTCGGTTTGAGGCATTTTAACTTTGGGTGTGGCTGAAGCGGCATATAATGTCACCCGGACAGAAAGCCCCCCTAGCCTGCTATCTCTTAATTCAATCTCTCCTGACATGGATTCCACCAAGCTTTTACATAAGGATAAACCCAGGCCTGAACCTCCGGTTGCACGACTGCGTGAGCTTTCTACCCGGTACAAACGTTCAAATAAGCGCGGTTTTTCATTGTCAGATACGCCAGGTGATGAGTCCTCCAGCTGAATGATAAGCCCTTCACAGTTTTGCCGTATTTTAAGACGCACTTGTCCCGGTTTATCAGTGTACAGACAGGCGTTTTTCGCCAGATTATCTATTACCCTGTCTAGTTTAGGTTTATCTATCAACACACTGGCATTGGTTGGTATAGAAACATCAGCACTAAAGTGCAGATCATTACTTTGCACCATCCGCTTGATGTCGTAGCAATAACTGTCTGCGAGTGTACGGGTACAGTAGGGTTGATTATTGACTACCATCGCTTGATTATCTGCCTGCGATAGTTGATAAACGTCCGAGATCAGATGATTGAGTTGGGATATTTTTTCATTGATCTTACTGTATGCCAGGGTGTCGTCTTCCAGCAGGTTATATTCCAGCGCCTCAATGTGCAGCTTGAGCACGCTCAGCGGCGTTCTCAGTTCATGAGAAATATCTGCCAGCATTTGATCTTTTTGTTTGAGGTTTTGCTGATAAAGGTTGGCTTTGAGGCGAGCTGTTCGGTTTTTACTGAACAAAATATAGGTGATTAAGATACCCAGTAACAGGCAAGTCAGGGCGACAAACAACCACATGCGTTGCATCAACTGGGCATTACGCAACTGGCTTTCTGTTAGCTTACGATGATGTTCTGAGTCATCCAGTCGTTGTTGTTGCATAACCGTGTCTATGGTGCGTTTATGAGTCAGTGCCTGCTCTGAGTTGGCTTTTTCTATATTTTGAGCAAAAAACGTATTGGCCTGACTGAGTGCTTCATAGGCTTCCTGGTGGTTACCTTGTTGAAAGTCATATTTGGCTTTGAGGTTATAATAAACCTGAGACATGTGAGAGTTCTCATCTTCTTCTGCCATAAAGCGTGTCAGCCACTCGTAGTGGGGCTGTGCCAGTTCTGGTTTATGTTGATATAGATAGGCACGTGCCATAATGACGTGGGCATAAAAGCGCTGTATCAGGTTATCACTTTGAGCTGCGTAGTGCATCGACAACCTGGCGTGCTCTTCGGCCTTGGCTCCTTTTTCCAGCTTGAGATAGGCCTGGCTGATCAGCTTATGGGCACGCGCCAGGCTGACATTGGCCGGAATTTGCTCCAACAGTTCAATGGCCTCTGTGGTTTTTTCTACAGCCAGTAAGTAGTTTTTGCGTTTAAATGTGACTTGAGCCAGTCTCAGTGCTGTGCCGGCAATATTGCTTAGCTCACCCGATTTCTTGTCTGCTACCAGGGCTTTGGTAAAAAAGAACTCGGCCTGCTCCAGGTCGTTAAAGCGCATGGCCATATCACCCAGATTATAAAAATTGTTTGCGACCACCCCGTGAAGCTGACTGCCTTTAAGTGCATCTCTGGCTTTAAGCTGAAACTGCATCGCCATTGCCATTTCATTCTTGTTGTCATACAAGGTGCCAAGATTAGAATAACTTTGACCAATAAAGTCACTATTATTCAGCTCTTTAGCTTTTTCTAAAGCTTGCCTGTAGTTACTTTCAGCGTCATCCAGCTTGCCCATACGTCGGTAATTAATCCCCAGTTCTTTATAAAGCCGGTACTGGTTGTCGATATCCAGCTGAAATTGACTGGGTAATCTGTCTAACGCATCAATGGCTTGCTGATGATTGCCCTGCTTGCGATAGATTTGTGCTTCAACAAAGCGTGCTGCTAGTTGCTTTTTCAGGTCACCATGGACGTAAAATGGGGTCAGGCTACTGAGTGCCTGCTCGTAGTTGCCCGACAACTCGAGCTTTTTTATTTCCTGTAATGTTAAAGTCGAGCCAGTTGCCTGCACATTAACAGTGACTATACTGAGTAACGCAAAAGCAGATGGAAGCAGTATTTTTTTCATAATTTTTTCGTGGCACATCAGACTTTTTTCAGAGTATGCAATAATTGTGGTGCAATTATGGAGCTGTAAAGGGGTTTACAGAGCGCTGAGTTGGTAAAATAATGATTTGATGGCCATCTAGTTAGTAAAATTTTGTTCTATCCGCTTTCGGACTTAGTAAAAATTTGATTTATGGATACCTGAGTTAGTAAAAATGTGGCCTGAGCCGTATTTATTATTGCAACGAGTCGAATTTTTCAGCTGAAAATCGATGGCTTTTTTCTATTTTTGAACTAAAAAACCCTAACTTTCCCCAATTTTTCTACTTACGACCCTGGCAGGCAAACAGAGCCCCTCAGCTAATAAAATCTTGATCCATTACTTCGGACGATTGACTTCTAGCGAGTAAAATTCTGATCCAGGATTTATCTGGCGATATATAAAGGGTCACAAGAAACGACAACGGGTGTTTGATTGAGTCGTTGTACAGACAGGGAAAAATACCGGAGTGAAAGGTAGTAAAAAACTGATCTAAAAAGGGCCCGCAGGCCCTTGCTTGATTAAGGAATCATATGACAATTAAAACTGGTTCATAGTGTTGGCTTCACCACCTGCTTTCAGCGCGTTCTCACCACTAAAATACTCTTTGTGTGTATCACCAATGTTTGACCCTGCCAGGTCCTGATGTTTTACAGAAGCCTGCTCACGGCGAATTTCTTGTCTCTGAACATCACGTACGTATGCAAGCATACCCAGGTCACCAAAGTACCCCTCAGCCAGAATATCTGTGCTCAGTGCGGCTGTGTGATAGGTCGGTAAAGTGATCAGGTGATGGAAAATACCCGCCTGAGCTGCACCGTCACGCTGGAAGGTACGCACTTTAGCATCGGCTTCAGCTGCCAGTTCCGATTGATCTAGTTCTGGAGACATTAGCGCTTTAGGATCTTGAGTTGGATCCGGGTACGCCGATAGATCTTTACCTTGTGCCTGCCATTCTGCGTAAACCTGCTCACGGAACTTCAACGTCCAGTTGAATGATGGTGAGTTGTTATACACCAGCTTGGCGTTGGGCACTTGCTCACGTACTCGGTTTACCAGCTCCGCGATTTGCTCTACATTGGGCTTTTCAGTTTCAATCCACAGCAGATCGGCGCCCGATTGCAAGCTGGTGACACAATCGAGTACCACACGGTCTTTTTCAGTGCCTTCTCTGAACTGATACAGGCCATTATCAAGGCGCACAGGCTTACACAGCTCACCATTTTGTTTAATGACCATGTCACCTTCGTTCAGATCCGCAGCGCCAGAGATAACGGTGGTGTCGAGGAACGCATTGTATTGGCTGGCCAAATCGCCGGGTGTTTTAGAAACCGGGATTTTTTGAGTCAGACTGGCACCCAGCGAGTCAGTACGGGCGACAATAATGCCATCTTCTACGCCAAGTTCCAGGAATGCGTAACGCACCGCATTGATTTTGGCTAAAAAGTCTTCATGAGGCACCGTCACTTTACCGGCCTGGTGACCACACTGCTTAGCATCCGACACCTGGTTCTCAATTTGAATGGCACAGGCACCCGCTTCAATCATTTGTTTTGCCAGCAGGTAGGTGGCTTCTTCGTTACCAAAACCGGCATCGATGTCGGCAATGATGGGTACCACGTGAGTTTCGAAGTTATCTATCTGTGCTGTGATTGCCTGTACGTCACCGCCCTGTGCTTTGGCCTCATCCAGCGCTTTGTAAAGGTGGTCGAGCTCACGTGCATCTGCTTGTTTTAGGAAGGTGTAGATCTCTTCAATCAGCTTAGGTACGGCCGTTTTTTCATGCATGCTCTGATCTGGCAGCGGACCAAATTCAGAGCGAAGTGCCGCAACCATCCAGCCGCTCAGGTATACGTAAGAGCGCTTTGTGGTCTTATTATGGCGCTTAATGGCCATCATCATTTGCTGAGCCGTGAAACCATGCCAGCAACCCAGTGACTGCGTATACTGGCTGCTGTCGGCATCATATGCAGCCATATCTTCACGCATTACTTTCGCGGTGTATTTGGCGATATCCAGACCCGTTTTAAAGCGGTTTTGTAAATGCATTCTGGTTGCAAATTCGGGGTTGATACCTTGCCATGTATCGCCCTGAGACTGGCACAATGTAGAAAAACGATCAATTTGAGAGGTATAACTGCTCATAACAAAATTCCTTCGAACGGGTTTAAGCTAACTGGTTTATGTTGTCCGCCAGGTTGCGAATGTGAGAGTGCTTGCTGGCGTTTAAATAAACACTAGACCGACCAGTTGAATTTTTTAAATTTATAGTTGTTATTGTCAGTATATTTACTGTGAATGGGATAAAGGGTTTGTTTTTACTGAAATTGGCTTATTTTAAAGTGACCCGTTCAAACCCGATCAAGGATCACTCACATGAGTTCTCATATTTTACAGGCCGGATTGCGTATCGATACCCGCCTGTTTGACTTTGTCGATCAGGAGCTGCTACCTGGTACCCAAATTAACGCAGACGACTTCTGGTCTGGTTTTTCGAATATTATCAACACTCTCACTCCCAAAAACCGAGCGCTGCTTGCCAAGCGCGATCTACTACAAAAACAAATTGATGACTACCACTTAGCGAATCCGAGCTGGGATGCTGAAAAGTATCGGACATTTTTAACCGAAATAGGTTATCTGGTGCCTGATGTTGCTGCGCAGCCTATCACCACCGAGCAGGTTGAGCCTGAAATAGCCCGTATTGCGGGTCCACAGTTAGTGGTGCCGGTTAGTAATGCGCGCTTTGCGCTAAACGCAGCCAATGCGCGCTGGGGCTCGCTCTATGATGCACTTTATGGCACCGACGTGTTGCCAGAGGAAGACGGTGCAGAGCGCGCGAGTGGCGGTTATAATCCGGTGCGGGGCTTTAAAGTGATGGCCTATGCGCGCCAGCTACTGGACCGTATTTTGCCGCTGGCACATGGCTCTCATATCGAAAGCACCAACTATGCGGTGGTTCAGGGTGAACTGATCATCACGCTTAACGACTCAAGCCAGGTTAAACTGGCGGATCCTGCGCAGTTTGTCGGATATAACGGACAGCCACAGAGCCCGTCGGCGTTACTGTTTAAACACCATGATCTGCATTTTGAGATCCTGATCGATCCCCAGGATCCGATCGGCCAGGCAGACAAGGCAGGGATCAAAGACGTGATCCTGGAATCCGCGCTGACCACCATCATGGATTGTGAAGACTCGGTTGCAGCTGTGGATGCCGAAGATAAAGTACAGGTTTACCGCAACTGGCTGGGCCTGATGCAGGGCACACTCAAAGAGCAGTTTGAAAAAGCCGGTAAAACAGTAACCCGTTCACTGAATGCCGACAAAACTTACCTGACACCTGATGGCCAGACGCTTAGCCTTAAAGGCCGAGCTATGATGTTTGTGCGTAATGTTGGCCACCTGATGACCACACCCGCCATTTTGGATGAACATGGCGAGGAGGTATTCGAGGGGATAGTCGATGCGGTGATCACCGCAACCGCCGCGCTTCACGATCTGTATGGGGATGGGGCGCTTAAAAACTCCACGGCGCAGAGTGTGAATATCGTTAAACCCAAAATGCATGGTCCGGAAGAAGTGGCCTTTACCGGCGAGTTGTTTAGTGCGGTAGAGCAGCTACTGAAATTACCTGAAAACACGCTAAAAATGGGGATTATGGATGAAGAGCGTCGTACATCTGTGAACTTACAGGCCTGTATTAATGCGGCTCACGCCCGCGTGGTGTTCATCAATACCGGATTCCTGGACAGAACCGGTGACGAGATCCACACATCCATGCTGGCAGGCCCGGTGTTACCCAAAGGTGAGATAAAAGCACAGCCCTGGATAGCGGCGTATGAAGATCGTAACGTAGACACAGGTCTGGCTTCGGGCTTTGCGGGTAAGGCGCAGATAGGTAAAGGCATGTGGCCGATGCCTGACAAAATGGCGCTGATGATGGAACAAAAGCTGGCTCATCCTAAGTCGGGTGCCAATACCGCCTGGGTACCCTCTCCTACCGCGGCCACTTTGCATGCCATGCATTATCACGAAGTTGAAGTGGCGACATTACAGCAGCAAATTGCTCAGCGGCAGATGGCAAGCCTGGACGACCTGCTGACACCGCCGTTACTGGGCGCACGTCAGTTAAGCAATGATGAAATTCAAACCGAGCTGGACAATAATGCCCAGGGGATTCTGGGCTATGTAGTGCGCTGGATAGATCAGGGCATTGGTTGCTCAAAAGTACCCGACATCAACCATGTTGGCCTGATGGAAGACAGAGCAACGTTGCGTATCTCCAGCCAACACATTGCTAACTGGTTGCACCATGGTATTTGCACTGAGGATCAGGTTAAGCGTACTTTTGTTCGTATGGCGAAAATCGTCGATGAGCAAAATCGCCATGATGCGCAATACCAGCCAATGAGCGGCGAAAACATCGAAGACAACTTGGCCTTTGCGGCGGCTCTGGCGTTGGTGCTGCAAGGTAAAGCACAGCCAAATGGCTACACTGAACC from the Pseudoalteromonas sp. R3 genome contains:
- a CDS encoding isocitrate lyase — encoded protein: MSSYTSQIDRFSTLCQSQGDTWQGINPEFATRMHLQNRFKTGLDIAKYTAKVMREDMAAYDADSSQYTQSLGCWHGFTAQQMMMAIKRHNKTTKRSYVYLSGWMVAALRSEFGPLPDQSMHEKTAVPKLIEEIYTFLKQADARELDHLYKALDEAKAQGGDVQAITAQIDNFETHVVPIIADIDAGFGNEEATYLLAKQMIEAGACAIQIENQVSDAKQCGHQAGKVTVPHEDFLAKINAVRYAFLELGVEDGIIVARTDSLGASLTQKIPVSKTPGDLASQYNAFLDTTVISGAADLNEGDMVIKQNGELCKPVRLDNGLYQFREGTEKDRVVLDCVTSLQSGADLLWIETEKPNVEQIAELVNRVREQVPNAKLVYNNSPSFNWTLKFREQVYAEWQAQGKDLSAYPDPTQDPKALMSPELDQSELAAEADAKVRTFQRDGAAQAGIFHHLITLPTYHTAALSTDILAEGYFGDLGMLAYVRDVQRQEIRREQASVKHQDLAGSNIGDTHKEYFSGENALKAGGEANTMNQF
- the rmuC gene encoding DNA recombination protein RmuC is translated as MFLSSLATLSPAQILTLLCAGAVLSSCVFGPLYFLFRQKNQTAGQRLIVQNEQLQSQLAQLTDELKQAQGQHWQLHGDCQQLQARLEEKQRQSNELQSRWQKAEDMAQDTQAYAHRLELELTDVKTTLVQKQQSFDAQLAQLEQSKAVLKQEFENLATQIFEDKSEKFARHSQDKISQLLQPVQGELKGFRDKMEAIHSEELKQRAALRTELLHLQANNQAITEQAHKLTNALQGQKKTQGNWGELMLENVLDSAGLRPGNDYQREVSFSTENGNYRPDVIVYLPKERHLVVDAKTSLNAYTRYVNAEQDSEANQAIIAHVEAVKARVKELGDKSYERLPGLNSPEVVIMFIPVESAFVEAIKYAPDLYQYALENKVLIATPTTLLTSLNIVKQLWRFEEQSKHSKELALRAEKFYTKLNAFLHSLEGVGKQLDKAREGYDKAMAQLYSGKGNLIKQASEFKELGVSVSRELPRELTEKAKLELE
- a CDS encoding ATP-binding protein → MKKILLPSAFALLSIVTVNVQATGSTLTLQEIKKLELSGNYEQALSSLTPFYVHGDLKKQLAARFVEAQIYRKQGNHQQAIDALDRLPSQFQLDIDNQYRLYKELGINYRRMGKLDDAESNYRQALEKAKELNNSDFIGQSYSNLGTLYDNKNEMAMAMQFQLKARDALKGSQLHGVVANNFYNLGDMAMRFNDLEQAEFFFTKALVADKKSGELSNIAGTALRLAQVTFKRKNYLLAVEKTTEAIELLEQIPANVSLARAHKLISQAYLKLEKGAKAEEHARLSMHYAAQSDNLIQRFYAHVIMARAYLYQHKPELAQPHYEWLTRFMAEEDENSHMSQVYYNLKAKYDFQQGNHQEAYEALSQANTFFAQNIEKANSEQALTHKRTIDTVMQQQRLDDSEHHRKLTESQLRNAQLMQRMWLFVALTCLLLGILITYILFSKNRTARLKANLYQQNLKQKDQMLADISHELRTPLSVLKLHIEALEYNLLEDDTLAYSKINEKISQLNHLISDVYQLSQADNQAMVVNNQPYCTRTLADSYCYDIKRMVQSNDLHFSADVSIPTNASVLIDKPKLDRVIDNLAKNACLYTDKPGQVRLKIRQNCEGLIIQLEDSSPGVSDNEKPRLFERLYRVESSRSRATGGSGLGLSLCKSLVESMSGEIELRDSRLGGLSVRVTLYAASATPKVKMPQTEAQI
- a CDS encoding malate synthase G: MSSHILQAGLRIDTRLFDFVDQELLPGTQINADDFWSGFSNIINTLTPKNRALLAKRDLLQKQIDDYHLANPSWDAEKYRTFLTEIGYLVPDVAAQPITTEQVEPEIARIAGPQLVVPVSNARFALNAANARWGSLYDALYGTDVLPEEDGAERASGGYNPVRGFKVMAYARQLLDRILPLAHGSHIESTNYAVVQGELIITLNDSSQVKLADPAQFVGYNGQPQSPSALLFKHHDLHFEILIDPQDPIGQADKAGIKDVILESALTTIMDCEDSVAAVDAEDKVQVYRNWLGLMQGTLKEQFEKAGKTVTRSLNADKTYLTPDGQTLSLKGRAMMFVRNVGHLMTTPAILDEHGEEVFEGIVDAVITATAALHDLYGDGALKNSTAQSVNIVKPKMHGPEEVAFTGELFSAVEQLLKLPENTLKMGIMDEERRTSVNLQACINAAHARVVFINTGFLDRTGDEIHTSMLAGPVLPKGEIKAQPWIAAYEDRNVDTGLASGFAGKAQIGKGMWPMPDKMALMMEQKLAHPKSGANTAWVPSPTAATLHAMHYHEVEVATLQQQIAQRQMASLDDLLTPPLLGARQLSNDEIQTELDNNAQGILGYVVRWIDQGIGCSKVPDINHVGLMEDRATLRISSQHIANWLHHGICTEDQVKRTFVRMAKIVDEQNRHDAQYQPMSGENIEDNLAFAAALALVLQGKAQPNGYTEPLLHAYRRQYKGLGL